ttaaaacaatttatttatatttcagtttCAATGTGCTGTGTCTGTGTTCTTCTCTTTGTAAAATAATATCATAACATGGTTATAAGAAAAAATACTTTTACTCTGTTTTATTAcacatttaataaaaaaaatattagaatttactattttattttcttaaaaaaataattctaaagtAGGCACTTTATTTAAACCATTTATTAGCAAGTTACAATCGTTCTTAGTTATGTATACTACAATGATTAAGGTGGTTTTACTTGGCTAACTTAAATGAAAGACTTAAACATGAAGCTAAGAATTATACCATGCGTTTGGATGTGATTAAATATAAACTTAATATGTGTCAACTTCATAAAGATTCTAATTAGATTTGTTGTgacaatacaaaaataaaatattacttattggttaaaaaatttaatcatgtGTGTGACATAAAAATACTTGTAAAATTTGGCATACTATTTTTTGTCCGTAGTAAATCACCCGTTCACTCTTTcttctgtttaatttttttttttattttgtgttgagTTAAGtttgattttagattttatatatgatgataaatattatttgaattaaaaatttaatattattttatatgtgtTTTAGTGATGCAGACCTATTATTTAATTCTCAATTTAACATGTTCTTTGAGTATTTCTTCAATGCTTTAAATCAAAGCAGAAGTCTAAGGCACTTAACAAGTTCTTTAGCAAAAATAGAAGATTATGTATTTGCTAAGTGAAAAATGGATATCTGTCTTTATCATGAAAAAAGAAAGACAGttggaacaaaaaaaaattaacaatacaATAAGACAGCTGTGACATTAATAAAACAAGTAGACACAATGATAATTTCactatttcaaaaatatcagtAGTAAAGCAAATTTTAGAATATGAGAGTAAAACATAAACTTACAAGAGTGCAGAAGTAGTGGAGCAGCTCCTCGGATAGCAGAGGTAATGGAGTAGAGGGAGAAAGAAATGCATGCTAAGGAAGAACAATAGAAGTGGTGGACTGACTCCTTAACCAGCAGAGTTAGTGAAATAggatgaaaaaggactgcatgCACTCAGAGACAGCTCCAATAGGTTGATGATATAAGGGATTGGAAGAGACAATGAAAAGCAAATTAGAAGAACAAGTTGATTCTATAAGAAGCCCATTCAAAAGAGAGAGCACATTCAAAAGCATTATCTCAACACTTGAgttgaattctttttcttttattagagcttcattttttattttatttgttatgaCTATCTTATGTCATCTTTTATATTGAGAAAAAGCTTACTATGTGAGTGAAAAagtcaagaaaaaaaaggcaaGAAAAATGTATGAAAAAGCCGCTGAAAATTTGTGTAATTGAGTTGTTGAACTAGGATTAGTTTTCCTTATCAAGTTGGGACATCACTTGGTGAATTTGAATCTGTTTAGATTCTCCTTCCAAGTTGAGACAACACATAGGAAGTTAAGCTTTGGTGAAGAAAGTTTAGTAGTAGATACTAATTGAATTATGTTGTAATTCAATAGTATTAGTGATTGTAATCAGTGGATTATAGTAAAAATTCTACCGTaattgtggtggagactggacaTAAAATTCATGGCAGTTAAAATTCGAATCACGATACATACtgatctttttctctttttccttttctgtttcaTTTTTGTATatgagacaaaacaaaaaaatctccTGTATATTTAACTTctgcaaaaaataaaactaaacaaattcaattttaaattaatttgaatcaACCCCTTCTTTCTCAAGTTTAAACAATTCCATCATCTTAAAAACTCATTTATTGAATAAACTAGTCAAGTATATAAGTATAACCCATTTTCATgcctataaaaaattttgaccaacaACAAGTATAGTAACTAGTAGTGAATTGCTTCTacattttatttctaattaatttaaaattttcagcaAGTATAACCAAATAACCAATAAGGATCCGGTATAATGGATTTCCATTATTTAACAAAGACAACTACTAATGAATTCTTTAGTTGTAGTGTCAAgattaaaatactttttaaagataaatcataattttgtttttttctctaaataaagAGAACAAGCTGTGAATATATTATGTCATCTACTTTAGAAGTTCTATAGGTGAAGAAATATTTTGATCAAATGCTTACAAAAAACGCTGTGAGCTTTACAACAAAAGATGTAGCCACATTcagaaaatttatataaataaaaatacagccattgttaacaaaaaaagctaacttaagaaaaataaattaccaCAAATTGTCTatataaacaattaattaattaaacatcAACTGTTCCAAAAACGCTTCCATCAAAATTGTTTTGTATTCTGGGTTGGGCAAATCACTGCCCCATCTATGCAAAGCCCGCCTTTTGTGTGAGTACAATCAATTTGGGCCAGGGAAAACTTGATGGTTGTGGGCCCATTGGGCTTATCAATGACAAAATCTCCAACAGGATAATGGGTCCACTCTCCTGGCCCACTCAAATAACACTGGGAAAGTGAATTCTGGCCATCAGATGTGGATAGTTGAAATCTAACGGGCTTGATGTCCCAACCATGGACTTGGCCCAGGTTGCACACTCTGCGGCCCAATCTGTTTGAGGTCTTTCCCAAATGAAGCCTGAAAAAAATGCTATATTTCCCTCTTGGAAATTCAAAGTCTAATTCCCCCAAGACTTCAACCCACCACATTTGTTGAAGGTATGCAACACTTTTAAACCTGCATCCCCCGAAAAacaatttatgttaattttccatttctttaaagaatattaaaaaaCCACTATTATTGATCCAGTAAAAATTCAGATACaattaattttatgtgaagttaataattgagaattattaaacaatttaacaagtttaactaaattatcatttaacgATTTCTGATCTATAAACTTCACGTAAAATTCATTCACTGTTCCGAGCTTTCACCAATTGACACACATAAAAGTATGGTTAAATACTTAAacaacattattattgttggattaacCTTTTTTCATATTGCAGAAGTCAATGATTTTTGTAGATATGTAACTTGTGTtttatcttaaataaaaaaGGGATGACAATAGCACAAGCCCTTTAACATTATATATCTAAAATCTCACCATTCATGGCAAGGTGTTGAATTGGAAATTTGGAATCCTTGCTTAACAGTCAAAAGCCGAATAACTTAATTGGCTCTTTATTAGATTGAGGATCTTTATGAATTATaactatcattattattttaaaaaagtggTTAGTTAAATTCACAAAAGCAGCATTTTTTGGCTTTTATTAATCGGAAATTAAACAACACACTTTCGATTTCAATGGGTGGTCCTGAGAGTTCTTGCACCATGGAAAATGAGCATAACGATAAAGGCATGCATCTCAATTCATCCTTATAATAATAACTGTTTAATTTTCTCCGGTACCTTTATTTGCATTAGAATATTAATTTATGTCtcttatataattaataattgataCTAAATTACAATTTTCACagctttcaaaaattaataatgcaAATAGTGAGACGCATAAAAATTCTTAttcatgataaataaaataaaagaaaaaactacatttatgattttatttatacAGAAACTCGTATCGTATATtttaagcttttttttttttcaagttgtATAACTATAATTTGTTTAGTATAGTCATAATAGGAAACACTTTAGTTAAGATCGATACAGTCACTTTCTTAGCTTAAATAATATTCCTTATTAAGTTAATAATATTGGGTTTCTTATTATGTATACAcagattttaataatatattttttaagttttatatgAATAACTTAAATTTATAGGAGTAATTATTATTCcaattaactaaattttttataatataatatttgtaatgagaaaaatttaaataatattatatattaaaacttgaatatttaatttcacatatatataaacaaattaagtaattaattaattaattaaagagaaataagtaaaaaaattagatgATTTATTTGCTAGTAAATACAAGTACCATACCCAGAATAGACAAATATCAATTAACAAAAAGATTTCTTGTTCTTGAATGCAAGTCCTTTTCAGCCACTATTTGATATTgtatattattttcaaaagtgCAAATTGTTTCATATTTCTTCATTTTATAAGATATGATCGAATAGCTGACTAGGAAAGATGAGCTACCAGAATATGGGTACAACAAATGGCATTCCTCTACCcaataagaaaataaactaacaaaaacacTTGTTCGGAAATCGTaggaataaacaaaaaaataaagcgACAGAATTCATTTACTCCTACAGAGAAgttatattatgttatattatacTATCATTTATTGTCAAAaaggttttttttaatattttttaataattaaaatttagcacATATAACTGATTAaactgtattatttttattaaaattagaccggacaaattaatttaataaaaaactaataaattaaaatttgaatcgatctaaattaatattttttaataaaaaatgactataatatttcaattataattaaaaaaaactaaaatatccatattatatatatatataaatttaaaaaattttaaattctaactcTATGAcgacaaaaaaaaactaaaatttaggattctcaaaattaatatatataataggagtattttagttattttttataatagaaatattgtagtcatttttttataaaaaataatattaatttaaaccaatttaagatttgattcattattttttttggtcaaattaattagttttatctaattttgataaaaataatacagtTTAATCAATTATgtgcattaaattttaattattaaaaaacatctttaaaaaaatacgtTTTAAACATCTTTATCTAGATGACTCTCATTAAAAATCTAAGTACAATTaacttaatataaaattaataattaaaaatgattaaataatataacaaaattgactaaattatcatttaatctAACAATTCTCGGATACGTTAATCACCTGAGTTTTTACTACTATATATTTTCAACTAAAATATGAGCATAATATATTGGATAACTGTTCTATGTGTTTCCTAACTTTGTTCATATCATATGATAGATCCACACTGCCTAACATTATTGCAAAATTTTTATCTGTATGAATAAGGTTAAAAGTGAGAAATTTCCGATCCGTTATGTGTATGTGCTATCCAAATGCAATATGcacaaaaaggaaagaaactATTTACATACGACAAAGTGGGGGAAAgtgctttttctttaatttatgataATTGTCGTTTAACCTAAATTGATGATACATCTATAAAACTATAAATCaatcaatataaataaattaaaacaaaaaagtttggtgtatatatatatgaactATTTATCCAgcatatataaagaaaaaatataattaggttcccattattttttaaaattttttttctgaaaaaaaaaaagaaaagttaataTGGTGTTCACCTGGATTCTTCAGTTGGAATATTATTCCAATATCTTCTGTCATCAATTCCTGTAATCTTGAAAGACTTTGATGAGATGAACAAACAAACTTGTCCACTGCTTCTATCCAACCAAACTTCctttaaaccataaaataaaaaaatatattaagaataaaaaaagggaattaaaggaaaataattccaaaagaaaagaaaataatgagtAAATTAAAAGTACTCACTTTGGTGCCACCATCAAAGAAATTAGGTCGACATAGTTTGGCATAAACCTCTTTCTTGGACATGGTTCTAATTAGATCCTCTTTGTTATTATCACCAAGAATCTTATTGAGAAGGAACTTATATGATTGTGGCAATTTTGATTCCCACACAAAATCAGCTGAGGAAGCTCTATGAAAAGTTTTGTTCACTTTAGCCAATTGGCAAATCTCTTTTGGATCAAAACTCTTCATAATGAATGAGATGCAGCTCTCTGGAATGTCACCAAGCCCTGTTGATTCTGAAACAACATCCTCAATTTCTGCTACACTAATTGAGGAACTAGCACCCCCCATCAAAATTTAGATTCGACTTTACACTTGATCAAATTCTTCTCGTTATCGTTCTTCTTTTGTTGTAACTTAATTATTCGTCTGTTATGGCCGACTTATAATGGATGGATTTGGATCTGAACGTGATGATTCTACTCTGATTCAAATATGAAGTTGAAGAATTTGGTTCAATGGTAGAGGAGAAGAGGGTAAAGGAGATGAGAGAAGAAGAttgaaggagaaggtggtattagtttcattttattcataaatgAATGTGTGATAGTGTCACATGCCTCATTGAGAATTTTGGGTTTTAAGAACAAACAAGTGGTTGGGAATGTTATGAGGAGGGGGGAAAAAAGGTATAAAGTGGGAATTATTTAAGCTCTTTGGGGTCCAAGTTCCAAaccacaaattaaattaaaattttgaagataGTGGACGTGTATATGAGTGTGCATGGAATATAAAATTAAGACTTTTGTGGTTGCCTCcttcattcttattttttactttattaattacttatttataTGATGTGTggagattaattaattaattaagggcCTATTCTGTCCCTTCCAACTTCCAAGTTCTAcatctttttttcatttaatttgttttaattaattctgaATTCTGTCCTTGACTTGTGGGTATGAATATTAGAATTAcgtatatttattatatttatgttgtGTTTGAGTTAGCAAAAATTAGAATGCGTGTTATTAATGTtgtatattatgtattgaaagAAGTCtcatattatttaataacaaatatttaaaagacaataaaaatcagttaaaaattattttattttatatttattaattatttttaaaataaatatatgatattaaatgtaataaatatataattttatattattgtctCTCTAACATTACTCTTATTTAATTCATAGAAATAAATTCATTATGTGCTGATGTGTTTCCTATGTTTTAATTGATATATTACTTCTTAATACATAAACTTTATGCttatttctttcaaattttctttaaaGAGTAAGAGATAAATTCTTGATTATATTGGAGAAGTTACAGAGCATATATAGTTAACAAAgtaataattttctttaaagtCATCACATCTATCGTAAGATGAGATGTCACTTTTGGTTTGATGAATTCAACGAGGCAGGACCTTTCGTCCCATCTTAACTTTCAACTTGATTTagcattttacttttattatggTTGAATTGATGTGAGGCTATTATATTTAGTAGGTAGTTTAATTAATGTGAAAGCGGAGTTACCATTATACTCCATTGTTAATATTCATCAGGACAGTGATCGTTTTATAACAACATCTATGTGTTGGAATTAATAATGCTTCAAAGAAAAGATAGCagtgagaaagagagagatagaagaattttcttccttttttgtgAAAGAAAACATGACTATgttgaataaaagaaattaaagaacaaaaggTTCAAGAGAATGAAATTTCAAACTTCTATAAATAAGAAACTTGTCGTATATTTTTCTCCCTCTATTTTCTATCACATATAATTCTTACGAAAGGAAATAATAAATTgcatgctatatatatatatgttatattgTGGACCGTGTATAATCTTATCCACTTTTGCATATATAGTCGTCACAACAAACAGTGATATATAGCCCGTGTTTGAACGGCAAAGCATAAACAAAATCTATATATAATTGGGTACCTTAATTATTGTAAGCTCTTTATTCATTTCCTACGTGTAAATTATATCCACCAATTGTGAAGAGATATATCATATAACATGGCAGTGAGTCAGATTAATAAAGTGCTGAGTATGCAACAATTTGGATAGGGTTTGCCCCAccaatgcaatgcaatgcaaagCAAAAGCCAGATATTCTAAATTTGTCATCATTTCCTTTATTACGAGACACTAgacaaaaaggagaaagaaaagaattttttatttttaatattagagtGGTAGTGgtgtttttttaaaatgtggatTGTTGGAGTGTTATACTTAAATGTGGGATCGTTTAATCAGAGAAGcagaaatcggaccgtccgatttattAGAGGTGcagaaatcggacggtccgatttgtagAGGTGCATAAATCGGACCGTTCGATTTGTGGGAGGTGcagaaatcggaccgtccgatttgtagAGGTGcagaaatcggaccgtccgatttgtggtaaaa
The Arachis duranensis cultivar V14167 chromosome 5, aradu.V14167.gnm2.J7QH, whole genome shotgun sequence genome window above contains:
- the LOC107491203 gene encoding F-box protein PP2-A13, whose protein sequence is MGGASSSISVAEIEDVVSESTGLGDIPESCISFIMKSFDPKEICQLAKVNKTFHRASSADFVWESKLPQSYKFLLNKILGDNNKEDLIRTMSKKEVYAKLCRPNFFDGGTKEVWLDRSSGQVCLFISSKSFKITGIDDRRYWNNIPTEESRFKSVAYLQQMWWVEVLGELDFEFPRGKYSIFFRLHLGKTSNRLGRRVCNLGQVHGWDIKPVRFQLSTSDGQNSLSQCYLSGPGEWTHYPVGDFVIDKPNGPTTIKFSLAQIDCTHTKGGLCIDGAVICPTQNTKQF